In Caloranaerobacter sp. TR13, the sequence ATTAAATTAGAAACGGAATATATTGATTAATCATCAGCTGTATGCTGATGATTTTGGTTTTTTATCCATAAATTACATAAAGGAAATACTAAAAATTATGAATAATTTATATTAAAATAAATATAGGAGGAGGTTTACTATGAAAAACATAAGAAAAATTTTAGCAGGAACTTTAGCAGTAACAATTATTGGTACTTCATCAAGTGTTTTTGCTTGGACATATGAGGTTAAACCGGGAGATACCTATTGGAAAATCAGTCAGAAATATGGGATAAGTATAGGAACTCTAATGAAAGTAAACAATGCAAATGAAAATACCATATTATACGTTGGGGACAAGCTAAACATTCCAGAAAGTGAAGATTTTTTTTACTATGTAGTTAAAAAAGGTGATACTCCTTATCTTATTAGTAAAAAATTTGGTGTAAAATTAGACGAGCTATTAAAAATAAATGGTTTAAATAGTTCATCAATAATATATCCTGGAGATAAATTAAGGATACCTATTAATACTAATAGTAGTACTAATACTGATAGTAATACAAATAATACTAGTACTAATGCTAGCAAAAGTCAAAGTAGTATTAATTTTGAAACTAAAACTACAAAAACATATACGACGCATATTGTACAACCAGGAGATGATTTCTGGAAAATTAGTCAAAAATATGGTATTCCAATGTATGAGTTAATGAAAGTAAATAATGCAAATGATAAAACTGTATTATATGTTGGAGACAAATTGCTTATTCCGGTTTATAATGTTTCCGTTATGGAAACTGTGGGTGAAAAGTACGGTGAATATCTAGATTGGTGGAAAGGCGTACAATATCTTATTCCAATAGGAGCGGAGTTCAAAGTAGTCGATTTTTATACAGGAAAATCATTTATGGCTAAGAGAACTACAGGAACGAATCATGCAGATGTTGAGACTTTAACAGCTGATGATACTAAGAAGCTTATAGAAATTTGGGGAGGACGTTTTAGTTGGACTAGAAGACCAGTGATAATTGAATATAAAGGAAGAAGAATTGCAGCTAGTGCTTCTGGAATGCCTCATGCAGGAAATGATAATGCTCCAGGTGGTGTATATACTTCTTGGAGAAGTGGCGGCTACAGTGGAGGAGTTAACTTAGATTATATAAAGGGTAATGACATGAATGGAGTTTTTGATATACATTTTCTAAATAGTACAAGACATAAAGATGGAAAGATTGATGAAAAACATCAGTATTGTGTTAAAGTTGCAGCAGGATTAATTAAATAAATATAAAAGCAGCCTATAGTTTAGGTTGCTTTTTTTTGTTAAATTTAATGACAAAAGATATTTATATTAAAGGAAACATTTTTAATTTGTAGAATATAAATTAGTAAGACTTATTATGTGTAATTAATATACTAAAAGCTATGAGGTGATTTTTGTGAGAAAAGATTTAGTAGTACCAGTAGAAAAATTGAAGAATTCTTGTGATTTAAGTATTTTTCAATTTGAAACAACAGAAGATATAATCCCTATGAAAGAGATTATAGGTCAAGAAAGAGCGATGAAAGCCTTGAAATTCGGACTATCTGTAAAGAAAAAGGGGTATAACATATTTGTAACAGGGATTACTGGTACTGGAAGAAATAGCTATTCTTATTCGGTAGCAAAAGATTATGCAAAAAAAAGAAAGACGCCTGATGACTGGTGTTATGTATATAATTTCAATAAGCCTGAATGTCCTAAGGCTATAAGGCTTAAGGCAGGTCAAGGTATAGTTTTCAAAAGAGAAGTAGAAAATGTTATTTCAAAATTGAGAGTTGATATTCCAAAGGTATTTTCATCAAGAGAATACGAAGATAGAAAAAATTTGATTTATCATAACTATCAGAAAAAGGTTGAAGAAATAATAGATGAATTAAATGAAATAGCTAAAAATTATGGTTTTATATTTAAACAAAATGAAAATGGTCTAATAAGCATACCACTAGTAGATGGAAGACCTATTAATGAAGACGAACTAGAAAATATTTCAGAAGAGGAAATAATTAAGTTAAGAGAGAATTCAAGTAAGTTAAGTGCTGAGGCATATGATATTTTTAATAAGTTTAGAAAATTAGATGAACAGTTAAGAGATAGATTAAAACAGCTTAATGAAAAAGTAGCTTTTGATGCAGTTGATTTTTATCTAGACCAATTAATGAAAAAGTATAAAGATAATGAAGAAATAGAAAAATTTTTAAATGAAATGGAAGATGATATAATTAAGAATTTAAGTCAGTTTTTAGACAAAGAAGAAAGTAATAAATTGAGTGATATAATCGGTAAATTATCTAAGCAAGAAGATTTTTTTAAAAGATATGAAATAAATCTTTTTATAGATAATAGTAACTGCCAAGGAGCACCTGTAATTAGAGAAGCTAACCCTAACTATTATA encodes:
- a CDS encoding LysM peptidoglycan-binding domain-containing protein, which translates into the protein MKNIRKILAGTLAVTIIGTSSSVFAWTYEVKPGDTYWKISQKYGISIGTLMKVNNANENTILYVGDKLNIPESEDFFYYVVKKGDTPYLISKKFGVKLDELLKINGLNSSSIIYPGDKLRIPINTNSSTNTDSNTNNTSTNASKSQSSINFETKTTKTYTTHIVQPGDDFWKISQKYGIPMYELMKVNNANDKTVLYVGDKLLIPVYNVSVMETVGEKYGEYLDWWKGVQYLIPIGAEFKVVDFYTGKSFMAKRTTGTNHADVETLTADDTKKLIEIWGGRFSWTRRPVIIEYKGRRIAASASGMPHAGNDNAPGGVYTSWRSGGYSGGVNLDYIKGNDMNGVFDIHFLNSTRHKDGKIDEKHQYCVKVAAGLIK